In a genomic window of Thermosynechococcus sp. CL-1:
- the metK gene encoding methionine adenosyltransferase, with product MRYLFSSESVTEGHPDKICDQIADAILDALLTQDPQSRVAAEVVVNTGLVLITGEITTKAQVNYVNLARQKIHEIGYTDAENGFAANSCAVIVALDEQSPDIARGVDTAQEARERLSDAELDRVGAGDQGIMFGYACNETPEYMPLPISLAHRMARRLAAVRKTGQLPYLRPDGKTQVTVIYEDGQPVGIDTILISTQHTATIGDISDEAAVQEKIKADLWEAVVNPVFADLAIKPDDKTRFLVNPTGKFVIGGPQGDSGLTGRKLVVDTYGGYARHGGGAFSGKDPTKVDRSAAYMARYIAKNIVAAGLADKCELQISYAIGVARPMSLFVDTFGTGQLAPEQLLELITTHFDLRPAAIIQTFGLRHLPQDRGGRFYQDVAAYGHFGRHDLDLPWEKLDKVADLQAAAAQFLSAV from the coding sequence TTGCGTTACTTATTTAGTTCGGAGTCCGTCACCGAAGGCCACCCCGATAAGATTTGCGACCAAATTGCCGATGCCATTCTCGATGCCCTCCTCACCCAAGACCCCCAGAGTCGCGTTGCTGCTGAGGTGGTGGTTAATACCGGTTTAGTCCTGATTACGGGGGAAATTACCACCAAGGCACAGGTCAACTACGTCAACCTAGCGCGGCAGAAAATCCATGAAATTGGCTACACCGATGCTGAAAATGGCTTTGCCGCCAATAGCTGTGCCGTTATCGTTGCCCTTGATGAGCAATCCCCCGATATTGCCCGAGGGGTGGACACGGCTCAAGAAGCACGGGAACGCCTCAGTGATGCCGAATTAGATCGCGTTGGCGCCGGTGATCAGGGCATTATGTTTGGCTATGCCTGCAATGAAACCCCTGAGTATATGCCCCTGCCCATTAGCTTGGCTCACCGCATGGCGCGTCGCTTGGCCGCTGTCCGCAAAACGGGTCAACTTCCTTATCTGCGTCCCGATGGCAAAACCCAAGTCACCGTCATCTATGAAGATGGCCAGCCGGTGGGCATTGATACCATCCTGATTTCCACCCAACACACGGCCACCATTGGTGACATCAGCGACGAAGCGGCCGTTCAAGAAAAGATTAAAGCCGATCTATGGGAAGCCGTCGTCAACCCTGTCTTTGCGGATCTGGCAATTAAACCCGATGACAAGACCCGCTTTCTCGTCAACCCCACGGGCAAATTTGTCATTGGTGGTCCTCAGGGGGATTCGGGACTCACAGGACGTAAACTCGTCGTTGATACCTACGGTGGCTATGCCCGTCACGGGGGCGGTGCCTTTTCCGGGAAAGACCCCACCAAGGTCGATCGCAGTGCTGCCTACATGGCTCGTTACATTGCCAAAAACATTGTGGCCGCAGGCCTAGCCGACAAATGCGAGTTACAGATTAGCTATGCCATTGGCGTTGCTCGCCCCATGAGCCTCTTTGTGGATACCTTTGGCACGGGTCAACTTGCCCCAGAGCAACTGCTGGAGTTAATTACAACCCACTTTGATCTGCGCCCCGCTGCCATTATCCAAACCTTTGGCCTGCGCCACTTGCCCCAAGATCGCGGTGGTCGCTTCTACCAAGATGTGGCTGCCTATGGTCACTTTGGGCGTCATGACCTCGACCTACCTTGGGAAAAACTCGATAAAGTCGCCGATCTGCAAGCCGCTGCCGCTCAATTTCTAAGCGCAGTCTAG
- a CDS encoding MoaD/ThiS family protein yields MAVTVLIPTPLQKLTRDQATVECQAQSIAELLEKLEQDCPGIKGRLCDESGQLRRFVNFYVNNEDIRFLNGIETPLKDGDEVSIIPAIAGG; encoded by the coding sequence ATGGCTGTTACTGTTTTGATTCCCACTCCCTTGCAAAAGCTCACCCGCGATCAAGCAACGGTGGAGTGCCAAGCCCAATCGATCGCCGAGCTTCTGGAAAAGCTAGAGCAGGACTGCCCCGGCATTAAAGGGCGCCTCTGTGATGAAAGTGGCCAACTGCGGCGATTCGTCAATTTCTACGTCAACAATGAGGATATTCGCTTCCTCAATGGCATTGAAACGCCCCTCAAGGATGGCGACGAAGTCAGCATCATTCCCGCGATCGCTGGCGGCTAA
- the ureA gene encoding urease subunit gamma has product MQLSPQEKDKRLIFTAALVAERRKARGLKLNYPEAVAYISAAILEGAREGRTVADLMNYGTTLLSRDDVMEGVPEMLTEVQVEATFPDSTKLVTGHTPIR; this is encoded by the coding sequence ATGCAACTGTCCCCCCAAGAAAAAGACAAGCGCCTGATTTTTACCGCCGCTCTTGTGGCCGAACGTCGTAAAGCACGGGGTCTCAAGCTCAATTATCCCGAAGCAGTGGCCTATATTTCTGCTGCCATTTTGGAAGGGGCGCGGGAGGGGCGCACAGTTGCTGATTTGATGAACTATGGCACAACACTGCTCAGCCGTGACGATGTCATGGAGGGGGTGCCAGAAATGCTCACAGAAGTACAAGTCGAAGCAACATTTCCCGATAGCACGAAGCTGGTGACAGGGCATACCCCCATTCGCTGA
- a CDS encoding hemolysin family protein → MSAAALEILLVLLLIIANGIFAGAEIAVVSARKVRLEQLAKRGQRKAKAALKLANSPNNFLSAVQIGITLIGILSGAVGGVTLAQRLQAVLSPVPWLGQYSQPLSIALVVTGITYLSLVIGELVPKRIAMTYPEAIACNIAKPMTWLTKLAAPIVHLLSVSTDTILQVLGIATIADQTVTEDEIKVLIEQGAQAGLFEVAEQDMVARIFNLGDRPIQSIMTPRTDIVWLDIESSLEEMEAEILASSHSRFPVAEETIDHCLGIISAKDFLAARLTQQEIDLRQLLQPALFVPEGLPALDVLELFRQSSQHIALITDEYGGIEGLVTLNDLTEAIIGTLRHDEGEEPQIIQREDGSWLLDGLLSTYELKELLRRESLPEEDTANYHTLGGLIITLFGRIPQSGDYIETDGLRFEVVDMDGNRVDKVVVTELVSDDALADDSNPKDKD, encoded by the coding sequence ATGTCTGCCGCTGCCTTAGAAATTTTACTTGTGCTGCTGCTCATTATCGCCAATGGCATTTTTGCTGGTGCTGAAATCGCAGTGGTCTCTGCACGCAAAGTCCGCCTTGAGCAACTGGCAAAACGGGGTCAACGCAAGGCGAAGGCAGCCCTAAAACTCGCCAACTCCCCGAATAATTTTCTCTCGGCTGTACAAATTGGGATTACCCTGATTGGGATTCTCAGTGGTGCCGTGGGCGGTGTCACCCTTGCCCAGCGGTTACAGGCTGTCCTCAGTCCCGTGCCATGGTTGGGTCAATACAGCCAGCCTTTGAGTATTGCCCTTGTGGTGACGGGGATTACATACCTTTCCTTGGTGATTGGCGAACTGGTGCCCAAGCGCATTGCCATGACGTACCCCGAGGCGATCGCCTGCAACATTGCCAAACCCATGACATGGCTGACGAAATTAGCGGCTCCGATTGTGCATTTACTCAGCGTCTCCACAGATACCATTCTGCAAGTATTGGGCATTGCCACCATTGCCGACCAAACGGTTACAGAGGATGAAATCAAAGTCCTGATTGAGCAGGGGGCACAGGCGGGTCTCTTTGAGGTGGCGGAGCAGGACATGGTGGCGCGGATTTTCAACTTGGGCGATCGCCCGATTCAGTCGATCATGACCCCCCGCACCGATATTGTGTGGCTGGATATTGAATCTTCCCTTGAAGAAATGGAGGCGGAAATCCTAGCCAGTTCCCATTCGCGGTTTCCCGTGGCTGAAGAAACCATTGATCACTGCTTGGGAATTATTTCAGCCAAGGACTTTTTGGCCGCTCGTCTCACCCAGCAAGAGATTGACCTGCGCCAGCTTTTGCAACCAGCGCTCTTTGTTCCCGAAGGCCTACCGGCACTTGATGTCCTTGAACTCTTTCGCCAATCGAGTCAACACATTGCCCTGATTACTGATGAATACGGGGGCATCGAAGGGCTGGTGACGCTCAATGATCTCACGGAGGCGATTATTGGCACACTGCGCCACGACGAGGGGGAAGAACCGCAAATTATTCAGCGGGAGGATGGCTCTTGGCTGTTGGATGGGTTGCTCTCCACCTATGAACTCAAGGAATTGCTGCGGCGGGAAAGTTTACCTGAGGAGGACACGGCCAACTACCACACCCTTGGCGGGCTAATCATTACGCTATTTGGGCGTATTCCCCAGTCGGGAGATTACATTGAAACCGATGGCCTGCGCTTTGAAGTGGTGGATATGGATGGCAACCGCGTGGATAAGGTGGTGGTGACCGAACTAGTGAGCGATGATGCCCTCGCCGATGACAGCAACCCCAAGGACAAGGATTAA
- a CDS encoding CoB--CoM heterodisulfide reductase iron-sulfur subunit B family protein codes for MSALRYAYYPGCVAQGACRELDLSTRAIAPLLNIDLVELQEASCCGSGTFKENSWLLEDTVNARNIALAEQLALPLLTHCSTCQGVIGHVDERLKTFQRDRPAYVAEINQVLTQQGCAPYQGTTEVKHLLWAIVGDVGIDELRDRVRRPLKGLRCAAFYGCYLLRAQERLPFDHPIRPTSMEQVFEAVGATPIEYEGRTQCCGWPISSYATAASFAMAAQRLQSAIAHGADCIVTPCPLCHLNLDARQPEIAQQVGVAFNLPILHLPQLVGLALGLRPEELGLRKHVVSTQPVLAKLGL; via the coding sequence ATGTCTGCTTTACGCTATGCCTACTATCCTGGTTGTGTGGCTCAAGGCGCCTGTCGGGAATTAGACCTCTCAACGCGGGCGATCGCCCCCCTGTTGAATATCGACCTGGTGGAACTGCAGGAAGCCAGTTGTTGTGGCTCAGGCACGTTTAAGGAAAATTCGTGGCTGCTAGAAGATACCGTCAATGCCCGCAACATTGCCCTTGCCGAACAGTTGGCTTTGCCCCTGTTGACCCATTGCAGCACCTGTCAGGGGGTGATTGGCCATGTGGATGAACGCTTGAAAACTTTTCAGCGCGATCGCCCGGCGTACGTGGCAGAAATTAACCAAGTGTTGACGCAACAGGGCTGCGCTCCTTACCAAGGCACCACAGAAGTGAAGCATTTACTCTGGGCGATTGTCGGCGATGTGGGCATTGACGAGTTGCGCGATCGCGTCCGTCGTCCCCTCAAGGGACTCCGCTGTGCGGCCTTTTATGGCTGCTATCTCCTGCGCGCCCAAGAGAGGCTGCCCTTTGATCACCCGATTCGTCCCACCTCAATGGAACAGGTCTTTGAGGCAGTTGGGGCTACCCCCATCGAGTATGAGGGACGCACTCAGTGCTGTGGTTGGCCCATTTCCAGCTATGCGACGGCGGCCAGTTTTGCCATGGCAGCACAACGACTCCAGAGCGCGATCGCCCATGGCGCGGATTGCATTGTCACCCCCTGTCCCCTCTGTCATTTGAATCTGGATGCTCGCCAACCAGAAATTGCCCAGCAGGTGGGAGTTGCCTTCAATTTGCCGATTCTCCATTTGCCGCAACTGGTGGGCCTAGCCCTTGGCCTGCGTCCTGAGGAACTGGGTTTGAGAAAACATGTGGTTTCAACGCAACCGGTGTTGGCAAAACTAGGGCTTTAG
- the thrC gene encoding threonine synthase yields the protein MTATLSSTTATAYFTHLKCKECGAEYEPQAIHVCEYCFGPLEVKYDLSQLAAAVTRSTIEAGPKSIWRYRPFLPVTSANPIDVGTGMTPLVKAQRLARRLGLKHLYIKNDAVNMPTLSFKDRVVSVALTRARELGFTTVSCASTGNLANSTAAIAAHAGLDCCVFIPADLEAGKVLGTLIYGPTVMAVEGNYDQVNRLCSEVANTHGWGFVNINLRPYYSEGSKTLGYEVIEQLGWQLPDHIVAPLASGSLFTKIYKGFREFVEVGLVADKPVRCSGAQAMGCSPIAQAYAEGRDFVAPVKPNTIAKSIAIGNPADGVYALEIARKTNGAIAAATDEEIVAGIKLLAETEGIFTETAGGTTIAVLKKLVESGKIDPEEVTVVYITGNGLKTQEAVQNEIGQPLTIEPKLASFERALERSRTLERLDWQPVLV from the coding sequence ATGACCGCAACCCTTAGCTCCACCACCGCCACCGCCTACTTTACCCACCTCAAATGCAAAGAGTGTGGCGCAGAGTACGAACCCCAAGCCATTCATGTCTGCGAATACTGTTTTGGCCCCCTAGAGGTGAAGTACGATCTGAGCCAATTGGCGGCAGCCGTAACGCGCAGCACGATTGAGGCGGGGCCAAAGTCCATTTGGCGTTACCGTCCCTTTTTGCCTGTGACATCGGCCAACCCCATTGATGTGGGCACAGGGATGACTCCCCTCGTCAAAGCCCAGCGGCTGGCTCGGCGGCTCGGACTCAAGCATCTGTACATCAAAAACGATGCTGTGAATATGCCCACCCTGAGCTTCAAGGATCGGGTAGTATCGGTGGCGTTGACGCGGGCGCGGGAATTGGGTTTTACGACAGTCTCCTGTGCCAGTACCGGCAATTTGGCGAATTCAACGGCAGCGATCGCAGCTCATGCGGGGCTAGATTGCTGTGTGTTTATTCCAGCGGATTTGGAAGCGGGTAAGGTCTTGGGGACGCTCATCTATGGGCCAACGGTGATGGCCGTTGAGGGCAACTACGACCAAGTGAATCGCCTGTGTTCGGAAGTGGCGAATACCCACGGGTGGGGGTTTGTCAATATCAATTTGCGCCCCTACTATTCGGAAGGGTCAAAGACGCTCGGTTATGAGGTGATTGAACAGTTGGGCTGGCAGCTTCCTGACCACATTGTGGCTCCCTTGGCTTCTGGCTCTTTGTTCACGAAAATTTACAAGGGCTTCCGCGAATTTGTGGAAGTGGGTCTGGTGGCGGATAAACCCGTGCGCTGTAGTGGTGCCCAAGCGATGGGCTGCTCCCCCATTGCTCAAGCCTATGCCGAGGGGCGGGATTTTGTGGCACCCGTGAAGCCCAACACCATTGCTAAGTCCATTGCCATTGGTAACCCCGCCGATGGGGTCTATGCCCTAGAGATTGCCCGCAAAACCAATGGGGCGATCGCTGCGGCCACCGATGAAGAAATTGTGGCAGGCATTAAGCTGCTGGCGGAAACGGAAGGTATTTTCACGGAAACCGCTGGCGGTACCACAATTGCCGTTCTCAAAAAATTGGTGGAATCGGGCAAAATTGACCCTGAGGAGGTGACGGTGGTCTATATCACGGGCAATGGCCTGAAAACCCAAGAGGCGGTGCAAAACGAGATTGGCCAACCCCTGACGATCGAACCCAAGTTGGCTAGCTTTGAGCGCGCCTTGGAGCGATCGCGCACCCTCGAACGGTTGGATTGGCAACCGGTATTGGTCTAG
- a CDS encoding TrkA family potassium uptake protein, with translation MHERLQRFLTLGAIAILVLLIVAFLWSEEALQSPSRTWETLSNAVITLVGEYPDRPRTLLGQVLQLLLLLFGTFAFGALIGKFSAYFVTQALSQTLPMKPFSNHIIICNWNAKAPLVLRQLIAANVYHPRDIVLLCAEPIALDPEFQGRPDVFVVQGDPTHHGTLERLNAPQAKAIILLADADMEAPDEKNALIALAVKHLEKTPGQEQDIHVVAELVNSDRQRHLKEAGVDEVILSQDYSSGILAQSALFRQMSEVYRQLLTYSDHTNEFYFIEPGYYPTTLCGLSFAALSAWMSEYSSRHPENPLLLIGIRRQNQQVLLNPRPTDFQSLDPSDTLIVMAYRPIYDLRG, from the coding sequence ATGCACGAGCGACTTCAACGCTTCCTTACCCTAGGGGCGATCGCGATTCTGGTGCTGTTAATTGTGGCTTTCCTCTGGAGTGAAGAGGCACTCCAGTCGCCGAGCCGCACTTGGGAGACCCTCAGTAATGCAGTGATTACCTTGGTGGGGGAGTATCCCGATCGCCCGCGCACCCTGCTGGGGCAAGTCCTGCAGCTGCTGCTACTGCTCTTTGGCACCTTTGCCTTTGGTGCCCTGATTGGCAAGTTTTCCGCCTACTTTGTCACCCAAGCTCTTAGCCAAACCCTACCCATGAAACCCTTTAGCAACCACATTATTATCTGCAACTGGAATGCCAAGGCGCCCCTTGTGCTCCGCCAATTGATTGCCGCCAACGTCTACCATCCCCGCGACATTGTGCTTTTATGTGCTGAACCGATTGCACTGGATCCTGAATTCCAAGGGCGCCCGGATGTCTTTGTAGTACAAGGGGATCCTACCCACCATGGCACCCTAGAGCGCCTCAATGCCCCCCAAGCCAAAGCCATTATTCTGCTTGCGGATGCCGACATGGAAGCTCCCGATGAAAAAAATGCCCTCATTGCCCTTGCGGTAAAGCACCTAGAGAAAACCCCTGGCCAAGAGCAGGATATTCATGTGGTGGCCGAATTGGTGAATAGCGATCGCCAGCGCCACCTCAAGGAAGCGGGGGTGGATGAAGTGATTTTGAGTCAGGACTATAGTTCTGGGATTCTGGCCCAAAGTGCCCTCTTTCGTCAAATGTCCGAGGTCTATCGCCAACTCCTGACCTATTCTGATCACACCAATGAGTTCTACTTTATTGAGCCGGGGTACTATCCCACGACCCTCTGTGGCCTCTCCTTTGCTGCCCTCAGTGCTTGGATGAGTGAGTACAGTAGCCGCCATCCAGAGAACCCGCTGCTCCTGATCGGGATTCGCCGCCAAAATCAACAGGTGTTGCTCAACCCTCGTCCCACAGACTTTCAGAGCCTTGACCCCAGTGACACCCTGATTGTCATGGCCTATCGCCCCATCTATGATTTGCGGGGATAA
- a CDS encoding DUF3134 domain-containing protein produces MTLYNPSLYEEPISQKNLTAAGRSDRSILEWLQQTGRLIARDANETDPIVDSTLDDMGEIEEFVGDSLGDYDEEDDLGLEE; encoded by the coding sequence ATGACCCTATACAACCCCTCTTTGTACGAAGAACCCATTTCCCAAAAGAACTTAACCGCTGCGGGTCGTTCCGATCGCTCCATTTTGGAATGGTTACAGCAAACGGGTCGATTAATTGCCCGTGATGCCAATGAGACAGACCCGATCGTGGATAGCACCCTCGATGATATGGGTGAAATTGAGGAATTTGTTGGTGACTCCTTGGGCGATTACGACGAAGAAGATGACCTAGGGCTTGAGGAGTAG
- a CDS encoding glycosyltransferase, with protein sequence MTISPVLTLILLSVTALSLVIWLVLLLFWGQFWRTDQRLQGGDLRAWPRVVVVIPARNEAAVIGTSVRSLLEQDYEGTLHLILVDDQSDDGTGDIARQAALALGKGDRLTVIEGTPLPPGWSGKLWALSQGVEAARAFDPDYLLLTDADIAHDRQNLRQLVAHARQQNCALVSLMVKLRCQSIWEKLLIPAFVFFFAKLYPFPWVNDPQRSTAAAAGGCILIDPVALDKIGGIACIRHALIDDCSLAAAVKQAGYRIWLGLTPTTVSLRAYNTLGSIWQMVARTAYTQLSYSPLLLVGTLIGMTLVYLWAPLALAIGLISQSLPLAVMAGLTWGSMAIAYGPTVRFYGLNGAWALTLPLIAFLYTLMTLDSARRHWQGRGGAWKGRIYPRKS encoded by the coding sequence ATGACCATATCCCCTGTGTTAACCCTCATCCTGTTGAGTGTAACGGCCCTTTCCCTTGTGATCTGGCTGGTTTTGCTGCTGTTTTGGGGACAGTTTTGGCGCACGGATCAGCGGCTACAGGGGGGAGACCTCAGGGCTTGGCCAAGGGTGGTGGTTGTCATTCCAGCTCGCAATGAGGCGGCGGTGATTGGCACCAGTGTGCGATCGCTCCTCGAACAGGACTACGAGGGAACCCTACATCTGATCTTGGTGGACGATCAAAGTGACGATGGCACAGGGGACATTGCTCGCCAAGCGGCTTTGGCACTGGGCAAGGGCGATCGCCTAACGGTGATTGAAGGCACACCGCTCCCCCCCGGCTGGTCAGGTAAGCTCTGGGCACTGTCCCAAGGCGTTGAGGCCGCCCGTGCGTTTGATCCCGATTACTTGCTGCTTACAGATGCCGATATTGCCCACGATCGCCAAAATTTGCGCCAATTGGTCGCCCACGCCCGTCAGCAAAATTGTGCCCTTGTCTCGCTGATGGTGAAACTGCGCTGCCAAAGTATTTGGGAAAAATTGCTGATTCCCGCCTTTGTCTTTTTCTTTGCTAAGCTCTATCCCTTCCCTTGGGTCAACGATCCACAGCGATCAACGGCGGCTGCAGCGGGGGGCTGTATTCTGATTGATCCTGTGGCGCTGGACAAGATTGGTGGCATTGCCTGTATTCGCCATGCCCTGATTGATGATTGTTCCTTAGCTGCCGCTGTCAAACAAGCCGGCTACCGCATTTGGTTGGGGCTGACACCGACCACCGTGAGTCTGCGTGCCTACAATACGCTCGGCAGTATTTGGCAGATGGTGGCTCGCACCGCCTATACGCAGTTGTCCTATTCACCGCTCTTGCTGGTGGGAACCTTGATTGGCATGACACTGGTGTATTTGTGGGCGCCCCTTGCCCTTGCTATCGGTCTGATCAGTCAGTCGCTGCCCTTAGCCGTCATGGCGGGACTCACTTGGGGGAGCATGGCGATCGCCTACGGGCCAACGGTGCGTTTCTATGGCCTCAATGGCGCTTGGGCGCTGACACTGCCGCTGATTGCCTTCCTCTATACGCTGATGACACTGGATTCGGCGCGGCGCCACTGGCAAGGTCGGGGTGGTGCTTGGAAAGGACGGATTTATCCCCGCAAATCATAG
- a CDS encoding 5-formyltetrahydrofolate cyclo-ligase: MSDKVKLRQRYLEWRQHLSDREWQDRSQRICQHLLDHPQFQQATTVLTYVPHRREPDLRFLWSLPKQWGLPRVVGQDLRWHCFNGNQDTLQQGRYGIWQPPPEAPPIDPACVDLCLVPAVACDRQGYRLGYGAGFFDRLFAHPDWQHVCRWGIVFESALLAELPRDPWDQPLQAICTESGLLEIS, from the coding sequence ATGAGCGATAAAGTCAAACTGCGACAACGCTATCTTGAATGGCGGCAGCACTTGAGCGATCGCGAGTGGCAAGATCGCAGTCAGCGCATTTGTCAGCACTTGCTTGATCATCCCCAGTTTCAACAGGCAACCACAGTGTTGACCTATGTGCCCCATCGCCGCGAACCCGACTTGCGCTTCCTCTGGTCACTCCCGAAACAGTGGGGCTTGCCCCGTGTCGTGGGTCAGGATTTGCGGTGGCATTGTTTTAATGGCAACCAAGACACTCTCCAGCAAGGACGCTATGGCATTTGGCAACCGCCCCCCGAAGCGCCCCCGATTGATCCAGCGTGTGTTGATCTCTGCCTAGTGCCTGCTGTTGCCTGCGATCGCCAAGGGTACCGTCTCGGCTATGGCGCCGGTTTTTTTGATCGCCTCTTTGCCCACCCCGATTGGCAGCACGTGTGTCGCTGGGGAATTGTCTTTGAGTCAGCCCTTCTAGCAGAATTGCCCCGTGATCCGTGGGATCAGCCACTGCAAGCTATCTGCACTGAATCAGGCCTCTTGGAAATCAGCTAA
- a CDS encoding DUF3488 and DUF4129 domain-containing transglutaminase family protein, translating into MFQSWLQPIANSPMLAPAKDVEDSLLLRLGVLGMVIVGLVATDVAADTANSLWAVPLSIAGFSWSWWARRQKNVVAKLAIAIGMLTALAIFLGRLATLNQDSRILLTELLIQLQVLHSFDLPRRKDLGYSMVIALILISVAATLSQTMTFGLFLVIFLAIALPVLVLDYRSRLGLLSTTLKALALPWRQWVGLFALILGLGMVVFVLLPRFPGYQIRTLPVSAEIQVAGEFDQTRVINPGYVSGRGGGGVGEELANQTFDPNFYYGFGSEIDQTFGGSMTPRELMRVRSQAPGFWRVLAFDKYTGRGWRISRNDEAEVLRRSPWSFRYLLPQQLSQMPTREVIQTYTIVSEFSNLIPHLYEPRELYFPTREIARDPDGGLRAPVPLPEGLTYSVISQVPVRDRSLLRRAPKLNHTVGYQSYLEVPPELKPRLQALAKDLLAKADRSIPEPYEQALYLTQALKQSYALKTDIPELGKDQDLVAAFLFEWRGGYPDHFSTALTLLLRSIGIPTRLVTGLGTGEFNPFTGLYVVRNTDAYALTEAYFPNLGWFLFDPIPGHDLYPATLEVDQTFSVLQQFWQWVTGWLPTPVTGFFGIVFATLETALQKFFDLFSQGLGGIVQGILMLFGGVIVVWGLWYALQTWRYRQRLQKLPPIARLYVQMLDGLAQQGLPKRPNQTPWEYARSLQTAGRLDAVSQRAIETLTQAYGAWRYGGDQPPLPPLKRALNQLRQQRWRSLQRTVADLRRR; encoded by the coding sequence ATGTTTCAGTCTTGGTTGCAACCCATTGCCAATTCTCCAATGTTGGCTCCCGCCAAAGATGTTGAGGATTCCCTGCTGCTGCGCCTAGGGGTCTTGGGCATGGTGATTGTTGGCTTGGTGGCAACCGATGTGGCGGCGGATACTGCCAATAGTCTCTGGGCGGTTCCCCTCTCCATTGCGGGCTTTAGTTGGAGTTGGTGGGCACGGCGACAAAAAAATGTGGTGGCAAAGCTGGCGATCGCCATTGGGATGTTGACGGCATTGGCGATTTTTTTGGGGCGATTGGCCACCCTCAACCAAGATTCACGGATTCTGCTGACGGAACTCTTGATTCAACTGCAAGTGCTCCATAGCTTTGACTTGCCCCGCCGCAAAGATTTGGGCTACTCGATGGTGATTGCCCTGATTTTAATTAGTGTGGCGGCCACCCTCAGTCAAACCATGACCTTTGGGCTGTTTCTTGTGATCTTTCTGGCGATCGCCCTACCTGTACTCGTCCTTGACTACCGCTCGCGCCTTGGCTTACTCTCCACCACCCTGAAAGCCTTGGCCTTGCCTTGGCGGCAATGGGTCGGCCTCTTTGCCCTGATTCTTGGCTTGGGGATGGTGGTCTTTGTGCTGCTGCCGCGCTTCCCTGGCTATCAGATTCGCACCTTGCCTGTCAGTGCTGAAATTCAAGTGGCAGGGGAGTTTGACCAAACCCGGGTGATCAATCCGGGCTATGTCAGTGGCCGTGGTGGTGGCGGTGTCGGCGAGGAACTGGCCAATCAAACCTTTGACCCGAACTTTTACTATGGCTTTGGCTCCGAGATTGATCAGACCTTTGGCGGGAGCATGACGCCTAGGGAGTTAATGCGGGTGCGATCGCAAGCCCCCGGCTTTTGGCGCGTCCTTGCCTTTGACAAATATACGGGGCGGGGTTGGCGCATTAGTCGCAACGATGAGGCAGAAGTGCTGCGGCGTTCCCCTTGGAGTTTTCGCTATCTGCTGCCACAACAACTCTCCCAAATGCCGACGCGGGAGGTGATTCAGACCTATACCATTGTCTCTGAGTTTAGTAACCTGATTCCCCATCTCTACGAACCCCGCGAACTCTATTTTCCCACCCGTGAAATTGCCCGTGACCCCGATGGTGGCCTGCGTGCGCCAGTGCCCTTGCCCGAAGGGCTGACCTATTCTGTGATTTCCCAAGTGCCCGTGCGCGATCGCTCTCTGTTGCGCAGAGCGCCAAAATTAAATCACACCGTAGGCTATCAGTCCTACCTTGAAGTGCCCCCTGAGCTGAAACCACGCCTGCAAGCACTGGCCAAAGACCTCCTTGCCAAGGCCGATCGCTCGATTCCCGAACCCTACGAGCAAGCTCTCTACCTCACCCAAGCCCTGAAGCAATCCTATGCCCTGAAAACCGACATTCCCGAACTAGGCAAAGATCAAGACTTGGTCGCAGCCTTTCTGTTTGAGTGGCGCGGCGGCTATCCCGATCACTTTTCCACGGCGTTGACACTGCTACTGCGCAGTATTGGCATTCCCACGCGCTTGGTCACCGGTTTAGGAACGGGGGAATTTAACCCCTTCACGGGCTTGTATGTGGTTCGCAATACCGATGCCTATGCCCTGACGGAAGCCTACTTTCCCAATTTGGGCTGGTTTCTCTTTGATCCAATTCCGGGGCACGATCTCTATCCAGCCACCCTAGAGGTAGATCAGACCTTTAGCGTTCTCCAGCAGTTTTGGCAGTGGGTCACGGGATGGTTGCCGACCCCAGTGACGGGATTTTTTGGCATTGTCTTTGCTACCCTCGAAACTGCTTTGCAAAAATTCTTTGATCTGTTTAGCCAAGGGCTGGGGGGGATTGTCCAAGGGATTTTGATGCTCTTTGGTGGCGTCATTGTGGTCTGGGGCTTGTGGTACGCTCTCCAGACGTGGCGATATCGTCAACGCCTGCAAAAACTGCCGCCGATCGCCCGCCTCTATGTACAAATGCTCGATGGTCTCGCCCAGCAGGGATTACCGAAGCGACCCAATCAAACGCCGTGGGAATACGCGCGATCGCTGCAAACCGCTGGCCGTCTTGATGCCGTCAGTCAGCGAGCCATTGAAACCCTGACGCAGGCCTATGGGGCTTGGCGCTATGGTGGTGATCAGCCCCCCTTGCCACCCCTGAAACGCGCCCTGAATCAACTGCGACAACAACGCTGGCGATCGCTGCAACGCACGGTAGCGGATCTGCGCCGTCGTTAA